From a single Paraburkholderia edwinii genomic region:
- a CDS encoding enoyl-CoA hydratase/isomerase family protein, whose amino-acid sequence MTQPGKQFSIDRRNEAYWRVTFSNPPINMLDPDTIKELQALLVQMETDEALKVVVFDSADPDFFIAHYDISRGKDASREPGPSGYAPWIDVTHRLGSVPVLSIAAVRGRARGVGSEFALACDLCFASLEKAVFGQPEVGAGLIPGGGALERLPLAVGRKRALEIVLGADDFDAATAERYGWINRAVPDAQFDVFIEQFAQRIARFERNALRSCKELINRTTLASAEHQNESALAFKGAFAWPGTQRIAAALMQQGLGTRSELELDFGKYLTKL is encoded by the coding sequence ATGACTCAACCCGGCAAGCAGTTTTCGATCGACAGGCGCAACGAAGCGTATTGGCGCGTGACCTTCAGCAATCCGCCTATCAACATGCTCGATCCCGACACCATCAAGGAGTTGCAGGCGCTGCTGGTGCAAATGGAAACGGACGAAGCACTGAAAGTGGTGGTGTTCGATAGCGCCGATCCGGACTTCTTTATCGCGCACTACGACATATCGCGTGGCAAAGATGCGTCGCGTGAGCCGGGGCCGAGCGGCTACGCCCCGTGGATCGACGTTACGCATCGGCTCGGCAGCGTGCCGGTGCTCAGCATCGCGGCGGTGCGCGGCCGCGCGCGCGGCGTGGGCAGCGAGTTCGCGCTGGCATGCGATCTCTGCTTTGCGAGTCTCGAGAAAGCGGTATTCGGTCAGCCAGAAGTCGGCGCGGGCCTGATTCCGGGCGGCGGCGCGCTCGAACGCCTGCCGCTCGCGGTGGGCCGCAAACGCGCGCTCGAAATCGTGCTCGGCGCCGACGATTTCGATGCTGCCACCGCGGAACGCTACGGCTGGATCAATCGCGCCGTACCCGATGCGCAGTTCGACGTGTTCATCGAGCAGTTCGCGCAACGTATCGCCCGGTTCGAGCGCAATGCATTGCGCTCATGCAAGGAACTCATCAATCGCACAACGCTTGCGTCGGCGGAGCATCAGAACGAATCGGCGCTGGCGTTCAAAGGCGCGTTTGCGTGGCCCGGCACGCAGCGCATTGCGGCTGCGTTGATGCAGCAGGGTTTGGGCACGCGCAGCGAACTCGAGCTGGATTTCGGGAAGTATTTGACGAAGCTCTGA
- a CDS encoding ABC transporter substrate-binding protein → MKRTSSWLAAITATTAAAASLALATSTAFAADPITFGMMTESTGPSSEAGIYQANGAKLAIDEINKAGGVLGRQLDVRNEDNQSTNPGSVLAISKLTSAGNLSALIATVRSTQIQAISPTVMRAKLPILVGGTDVGLTHANNPWIFRARPNDGYSAKVIADYGVNTLKLKKWAIVHSTDAFGNGGKNNLTEALKAAGITPVDVQGFTSNSQDFTPIVLAVKNSGADIVATYIANSTDVAIFGKQLRQLGVKAAWIGSPSVSTATAMQLAGDALYGSYSIADFAPDSSPEAQAYAQKYRAAYKVEPDFYSAWAYDSVKLLALAIKNANSTKPDDIAKALHAIKGYKGVEGTYTFDGNGDGLHGYNIVKNDSGKIVFVKHIDFAQ, encoded by the coding sequence ATGAAAAGAACATCGTCATGGCTGGCCGCGATCACGGCCACCACGGCCGCTGCCGCCTCTCTCGCACTTGCCACGTCGACCGCATTCGCCGCCGACCCGATCACCTTCGGCATGATGACCGAGAGCACGGGCCCGAGCTCGGAAGCCGGCATCTATCAGGCGAACGGTGCGAAGCTCGCCATCGATGAAATCAACAAGGCCGGCGGCGTGCTCGGCCGCCAGCTCGACGTGCGCAACGAAGATAACCAGAGCACGAATCCAGGCTCGGTGCTCGCAATCTCGAAGCTGACAAGCGCGGGCAATCTGTCCGCGCTGATCGCGACGGTGCGCAGCACGCAAATCCAGGCGATCTCGCCGACCGTGATGCGCGCGAAGCTGCCGATTCTGGTTGGCGGCACCGACGTCGGTCTCACGCACGCGAACAACCCGTGGATTTTCCGCGCGCGTCCGAATGACGGCTACTCGGCCAAGGTGATTGCCGACTACGGCGTGAACACGTTGAAGCTGAAGAAGTGGGCGATCGTGCACTCGACCGATGCATTCGGCAACGGCGGCAAGAACAACCTGACCGAAGCGCTGAAGGCAGCGGGTATCACGCCAGTGGACGTGCAAGGCTTCACGAGCAATTCGCAGGATTTCACGCCGATCGTGCTCGCGGTGAAGAACTCGGGCGCCGATATTGTCGCGACGTATATTGCGAATTCGACCGACGTCGCGATTTTCGGCAAGCAGTTGCGTCAGCTCGGCGTGAAGGCGGCATGGATCGGCTCGCCGTCGGTTTCGACCGCCACTGCGATGCAACTGGCCGGCGACGCGCTGTACGGTTCGTATTCGATCGCCGACTTCGCACCGGATTCAAGCCCCGAAGCGCAAGCCTATGCGCAGAAGTATCGCGCCGCGTACAAGGTTGAGCCGGACTTCTATTCGGCATGGGCCTACGACTCGGTGAAGCTGCTCGCGCTCGCCATCAAGAACGCCAACAGCACGAAGCCGGACGATATCGCGAAGGCGCTGCACGCGATCAAGGGCTATAAGGGCGTGGAAGGCACGTACACGTTCGATGGCAACGGCGACGGCCTGCACGGCTACAACATCGTGAAGAACGACAGCGGCAAGATCGTGTTCGTGAAACATATCGACTTCGCGCAATAA
- a CDS encoding 3-hydroxyacyl-CoA dehydrogenase: MEKIAIIGAGLIGCAWASVFARAGHSVTLFDIDAKAVETARDTVKAGLVKQRAVGLITEEPDVVIARVSATASLEEALRGADFVQENVRETVDAKKEVYAKLDKLIGPNTLIASSTSGIPASAFTEELACRARCFVGHPINPPSVVPLVELVPAPWTDPAVIERARTLYTRVGQVPIVVNREIQGFIVNRLQGALLAEAFRLVEDGYVSGGDIDKAVKDGLGLRWSFMGPMETIDLNAPGGIRDYCGRYGPLYFDIATQASPRKWHDALLGKLEQERLAELPADKRPARSAWRDERLMNLVVHKRGAPNE; the protein is encoded by the coding sequence ATGGAAAAAATCGCAATCATCGGCGCCGGGTTGATCGGTTGTGCATGGGCGTCGGTGTTCGCGCGCGCTGGTCATTCGGTCACGCTGTTCGACATCGATGCGAAAGCCGTCGAAACCGCGCGCGACACGGTCAAAGCCGGTCTCGTCAAACAGCGCGCCGTCGGCCTGATTACGGAAGAGCCGGACGTGGTAATCGCGCGCGTCAGCGCGACGGCTTCGCTTGAAGAAGCGCTGCGCGGCGCGGATTTCGTGCAGGAAAACGTGCGCGAAACGGTCGACGCGAAGAAAGAGGTTTACGCGAAGCTCGACAAGCTGATCGGCCCGAACACGTTGATCGCGAGCTCGACGTCGGGCATTCCGGCTTCCGCGTTTACCGAAGAACTCGCGTGCCGTGCGCGTTGCTTCGTCGGTCACCCGATCAATCCGCCTTCGGTCGTGCCGCTCGTCGAACTGGTGCCGGCGCCGTGGACCGATCCGGCCGTGATCGAGCGCGCCCGCACGCTCTATACGCGCGTGGGCCAGGTGCCGATCGTCGTGAACCGCGAAATTCAGGGCTTTATCGTGAACCGCCTGCAAGGCGCGCTGCTCGCCGAAGCGTTCCGTCTCGTTGAAGACGGCTATGTGAGCGGCGGCGATATCGACAAGGCTGTCAAGGATGGCCTTGGCCTGCGCTGGTCCTTTATGGGCCCGATGGAAACGATCGATCTGAACGCGCCAGGCGGCATTCGCGATTACTGCGGCCGCTACGGCCCGCTGTATTTCGACATCGCGACGCAGGCATCGCCGCGCAAATGGCACGACGCGCTGCTCGGCAAGCTCGAGCAGGAACGCCTCGCCGAACTGCCGGCCGACAAGCGCCCTGCACGTTCGGCATGGCGCGACGAGCGGCTGATGAACCTCGTCGTACACAAGCGCGGCGCGCCTAACGAGTGA
- a CDS encoding ABC transporter ATP-binding protein — MLELSNIESHYGHVQALNDVSLHVEQGEIVTLLGANGAGKTTTLRNISGLVPATRGQIRFNGVSIERASPEKIVKMGIAHVPEGRRIFPGLTVKENIMIGSSPRGHVPKRALESEVEEMYAIFPDLKRLSNALGWSLSGGQQQMLAVARGLMSKPKLILLDEPSLGLAPIIVQQLFATIRTIRERGTTVLLVEQNANMALSVADRGYVLSTGRVIVEGTPSALLNNEEVRAAYLGGGKTPAPAAG; from the coding sequence CTGCTTGAACTGTCGAATATCGAAAGCCACTACGGCCACGTGCAGGCCTTGAACGACGTGTCGCTGCACGTCGAGCAGGGCGAGATCGTCACGCTGCTCGGCGCGAACGGCGCGGGCAAGACCACGACGCTGCGCAATATCTCGGGCCTCGTGCCAGCCACGCGCGGACAGATCCGCTTTAACGGCGTATCGATCGAGCGCGCGTCGCCGGAAAAGATCGTGAAGATGGGCATCGCGCATGTGCCCGAAGGGCGCCGTATTTTTCCGGGGCTCACGGTCAAGGAAAACATCATGATCGGCTCGTCGCCGCGCGGCCATGTGCCGAAGCGCGCACTCGAGTCGGAAGTCGAAGAGATGTACGCGATTTTCCCGGACCTCAAGCGCCTGTCGAACGCGCTCGGCTGGAGCCTCTCGGGCGGCCAGCAGCAGATGCTCGCGGTTGCGCGCGGCCTGATGTCGAAGCCGAAGCTGATCCTGCTCGACGAGCCCTCGCTCGGCCTCGCGCCGATCATCGTGCAGCAGCTGTTCGCGACGATCCGCACGATTCGCGAGCGCGGCACGACCGTGCTACTCGTCGAACAGAACGCGAATATGGCGCTGTCGGTGGCCGATCGCGGCTATGTGCTGTCGACGGGACGCGTGATCGTCGAAGGCACGCCCAGCGCGCTGCTCAACAACGAGGAAGTGCGCGCGGCTTATCTCGGCGGCGGCAAGACGCCCGCGCCGGCGGCCGGCTGA
- a CDS encoding ABC transporter permease subunit → MSQAPASTGPAPGTRAARFSFSGVAAIVVAIALALVPFVFPLTPYVLNIFMQAATYAIAVLGMTVVLGYTGQINLAQATFFGLGAYAVGLGTVVLGLNFWITLLLGIGLATIAGLFLGLTTLRLGGHYLAMITISFQQIFDLVMVNWASVTQGPDGVAGIQRPSIFGFLFADDRFYVVLCLVFLYAAVALVWWLPHTRIGRAMRAVRENELAAEVTGVDTLRVKVTAFTMSAALAGVGGAFYAAGFAYISPDNFNFARSIEFLTMTLLGGADSAFGGVFGTGLLIVLPEWLRFLKDIYLAVYGLAVILIMVFLPAGIWGIVRGRFDRFKKAPKVDLDSIKPLELDVSIANPAPILRLENVAKHFGGVKAVDGISIEVARGTVHTLIGPNGSGKTTTLNVLNGIYKATSGRILFDDVDITAMSPHQRAGFGIGRTFQNIRLFASMSVIENVMVGAQRANNPIGTSHAALTERAMSALKFVGMAEQMHMTVKNLPYGHQRLVEIARALAGHPSFLLLDEPAAGLNLTEKKNLGELLKRLKGHGMTIFLIEHDISLIEQVSDTITVLNFGKKIAEGEPGYVMRHPDVVAAYLGENAHAAA, encoded by the coding sequence ATGAGCCAGGCACCTGCCTCCACCGGACCGGCGCCGGGCACGCGCGCCGCACGGTTTTCGTTTAGCGGCGTGGCGGCGATTGTCGTCGCAATTGCGCTCGCCCTCGTGCCGTTCGTTTTTCCGCTCACGCCGTATGTGCTGAACATCTTCATGCAGGCGGCGACGTATGCGATCGCCGTGCTAGGCATGACCGTCGTGCTCGGCTACACCGGGCAGATCAATCTCGCGCAGGCGACGTTCTTCGGTCTCGGCGCCTATGCAGTCGGTCTCGGCACCGTCGTGCTGGGCCTGAACTTCTGGATCACGCTGCTGCTCGGCATCGGGCTCGCGACCATCGCCGGCTTGTTCCTCGGCCTCACCACCCTGCGTCTCGGCGGCCACTATCTCGCGATGATCACGATCAGCTTCCAGCAGATCTTCGATCTCGTGATGGTGAACTGGGCCAGTGTCACGCAAGGGCCGGACGGCGTCGCGGGCATCCAGCGTCCGTCGATTTTCGGCTTCCTGTTCGCCGACGACCGCTTCTACGTCGTGCTGTGCCTCGTGTTTCTGTACGCGGCCGTCGCGCTGGTCTGGTGGCTGCCGCATACGCGCATCGGCCGCGCGATGCGCGCCGTGCGCGAAAACGAGCTCGCCGCGGAAGTCACCGGCGTCGACACGCTGCGCGTGAAAGTCACCGCGTTCACGATGAGCGCGGCGCTCGCCGGGGTCGGCGGCGCATTCTACGCGGCAGGCTTCGCGTACATCAGCCCCGACAACTTCAACTTCGCGCGCTCGATCGAATTCCTGACGATGACACTGCTGGGCGGCGCCGACTCCGCATTCGGCGGCGTGTTCGGCACGGGCCTGCTGATCGTGCTGCCCGAATGGCTGCGCTTCCTGAAGGACATCTACCTTGCCGTGTACGGCCTCGCTGTGATCCTGATCATGGTGTTTCTGCCGGCCGGTATCTGGGGCATCGTGCGCGGCCGCTTCGATCGCTTCAAAAAAGCACCGAAAGTGGACCTCGATAGCATCAAGCCGCTTGAACTCGATGTGTCGATCGCGAACCCGGCGCCGATTCTGCGGCTCGAAAACGTCGCGAAGCATTTCGGCGGCGTGAAGGCGGTGGATGGTATTTCGATCGAGGTGGCGCGCGGCACCGTGCACACGCTGATCGGCCCGAACGGCTCCGGCAAGACGACCACGCTCAACGTGCTGAACGGCATCTACAAGGCGACGAGCGGCCGCATCCTGTTCGACGACGTCGATATCACCGCGATGTCGCCGCACCAGCGCGCGGGCTTCGGCATCGGCCGTACCTTCCAGAACATTCGCCTGTTCGCGTCGATGTCGGTGATCGAGAACGTGATGGTCGGCGCGCAGCGCGCGAACAATCCGATCGGCACGAGCCACGCCGCGCTAACCGAGCGCGCGATGTCGGCGCTGAAATTCGTCGGCATGGCTGAACAGATGCATATGACGGTGAAGAACCTGCCGTACGGACATCAGCGCCTCGTGGAAATCGCACGCGCACTGGCCGGTCATCCGAGCTTCCTGCTGCTCGACGAACCGGCCGCCGGTTTGAACCTGACCGAAAAGAAGAACCTCGGCGAACTGCTGAAACGCCTGAAAGGCCACGGCATGACGATCTTCCTGATCGAACACGACATCAGCCTGATCGAGCAGGTGTCCGACACGATCACGGTGCTGAACTTCGGCAAGAAGATCGCGGAAGGCGAGCCCGGTTACGTGATGCGCCATCCGGACGTGGTTGCTGCCTATCTCGGGGAGAACGCGCATGCCGCTGCTTGA
- a CDS encoding branched-chain amino acid ABC transporter permease, with product MSFVVNNVQVLFAGLALGSIYALVALGFVLIVRATNVVNFAQGDFAMLGGFAMVAFLSSGLPYWLAFVLALVVLGIFGVIFALGVYYPLRHRSFLPVIISTLGASIFMQNAALYIFGPQPRAMKRLFDTPGIDVGGVFMDTQYLAILGFTAIAVTFQYLLFERTMLGKKLQATSQDKDMARLVGIPVAAMIAFTFFYSAVLGGLAGALVSPILFVSIGMGSIIALKAFAAAIIGGFGDITGAIIGGLLLGVVESFGAQYISVAYKDAFAFLLLFLFLMLRPQGIFGEKISEKA from the coding sequence ATGAGCTTCGTGGTCAACAACGTCCAGGTGCTGTTCGCCGGACTCGCGCTGGGTTCGATCTATGCATTGGTCGCGCTCGGCTTCGTGCTGATCGTCAGAGCCACCAACGTCGTCAATTTCGCGCAAGGCGACTTTGCGATGCTCGGCGGTTTCGCGATGGTCGCGTTTCTGAGCAGCGGCCTGCCCTACTGGCTCGCGTTCGTGCTGGCGCTCGTCGTGCTCGGCATTTTCGGCGTCATCTTCGCGCTCGGCGTGTACTACCCGCTGCGGCATCGCTCGTTTCTGCCCGTGATTATCAGCACGCTCGGCGCGTCGATCTTCATGCAGAACGCCGCGCTCTATATCTTCGGTCCGCAGCCGCGCGCGATGAAGCGCCTGTTCGACACGCCCGGCATCGACGTCGGCGGCGTGTTTATGGATACGCAATATCTCGCCATTCTCGGCTTCACGGCGATTGCCGTGACCTTCCAGTACCTGCTGTTCGAACGCACGATGCTCGGCAAGAAACTGCAGGCCACGTCGCAGGACAAGGACATGGCGCGCCTGGTCGGCATCCCGGTCGCCGCGATGATCGCGTTCACGTTCTTCTATAGCGCGGTGCTCGGCGGTCTTGCCGGTGCGCTCGTGTCGCCGATCCTGTTCGTGTCGATCGGCATGGGTTCGATCATCGCGTTGAAAGCGTTCGCGGCGGCGATTATCGGCGGCTTCGGCGATATCACGGGCGCGATTATCGGCGGCCTGCTGCTGGGCGTGGTCGAGAGCTTCGGCGCGCAGTACATCTCGGTCGCCTATAAGGACGCCTTCGCGTTCCTGCTGCTGTTCCTGTTCCTGATGCTGCGTCCGCAAGGCATCTTCGGCGAAAAGATTTCGGAGAAAGCATGA
- a CDS encoding FadR/GntR family transcriptional regulator: protein MSPATPRVAAETDEAGGSSGASSVGSFDAGTLGERVAEKLLSKIRGDGLAPGTRLPSEHAMAQHFGVSRTVMREAIALLKADGLLTTRKGSGAFISQTAFPHAAKGDPLTEQSVQSLLNLTEVRRGLEAEIASLAAVRRTPGQLAEIEHALRRVEDAMRAGGDGVEEDVQFHLRIAEATGNPYWVRFVEMFAQQIRLAVKVTRANEARREDFVSQVKEEHERIVAAIVAGEPDEARIAAGDHMLCVAERVRLADRDFWAGSGGKLARDLVKDFGV from the coding sequence ATGAGCCCGGCGACCCCACGCGTTGCGGCCGAGACAGACGAAGCGGGTGGCTCCTCGGGTGCGTCCTCAGTTGGGTCATTCGATGCGGGCACGCTGGGCGAACGCGTCGCCGAAAAGCTGTTGTCGAAAATTCGCGGCGACGGTCTGGCGCCGGGCACACGGCTGCCTTCCGAACATGCGATGGCGCAGCACTTCGGTGTGAGCCGCACGGTGATGCGCGAAGCGATCGCGCTGCTGAAGGCTGACGGCTTGTTGACCACGCGCAAGGGCAGCGGCGCGTTTATCAGCCAGACCGCGTTTCCGCACGCGGCCAAGGGCGATCCGCTGACCGAGCAGTCGGTGCAGTCACTGTTGAATCTGACGGAGGTACGGCGCGGGCTCGAAGCGGAGATCGCGTCGCTCGCGGCCGTGCGGCGCACGCCGGGGCAACTCGCGGAGATCGAGCATGCGCTGCGGCGCGTCGAAGATGCGATGCGCGCGGGCGGCGATGGTGTCGAGGAAGATGTGCAGTTTCATCTGCGCATCGCGGAGGCGACGGGCAACCCGTATTGGGTGCGCTTCGTCGAGATGTTCGCGCAGCAAATCCGGCTGGCGGTGAAGGTCACGCGCGCCAACGAGGCGCGCCGCGAGGACTTCGTGAGCCAGGTGAAGGAAGAGCACGAGCGGATCGTCGCGGCGATCGTCGCGGGCGAGCCCGACGAGGCGCGCATCGCGGCCGGCGATCACATGCTGTGTGTCGCGGAGCGCGTGCGGCTCGCGGACCGCGACTTCTGGGCGGGCAGCGGCGGCAAGCTCGCGCGCGATCTGGTGAAGGACTTCGGCGTTTGA
- the otnI gene encoding 2-oxo-tetronate isomerase: MPRFAANLTMMYREHAFLDRFGAAAADGFKAVEYLFPYDYPAADLAALLKKHNLEQALFNAPPGDWANGERGIAALPGREDEFKLSVDTALQYASVLGNRKLHFMAGLVAADADRARHRDVYVRNIAYAAAQAAQHGLTVVIEPINTRDMPGYFLNLQGDAKKICDETGAANLKVQFDLYHCQIMEGDLAVKLKQMMKNDIGHLQIAGVPDRHEPDLGEVNYPYLFDLIDELGYDGWIGCEYIPKGATSAGLGWAKKWLG; the protein is encoded by the coding sequence ATGCCCCGCTTTGCCGCCAACCTGACGATGATGTACCGCGAGCACGCGTTCCTCGACCGTTTCGGCGCGGCCGCGGCAGACGGTTTTAAAGCTGTCGAGTATCTGTTTCCGTACGACTATCCGGCCGCGGACCTCGCGGCGCTGCTGAAGAAGCACAACCTCGAGCAGGCCTTGTTCAACGCGCCGCCCGGCGACTGGGCGAACGGCGAGCGCGGCATTGCCGCGCTGCCGGGCCGCGAGGACGAATTCAAGCTCAGCGTCGACACCGCGCTGCAATACGCGAGCGTGCTCGGCAACCGCAAGCTGCACTTCATGGCCGGGCTCGTCGCCGCCGATGCGGACCGCGCGCGCCATCGCGACGTCTACGTGCGCAACATCGCGTATGCGGCGGCGCAGGCGGCACAGCATGGCTTGACGGTGGTGATCGAGCCGATCAACACGCGCGATATGCCCGGCTATTTCCTGAATCTGCAGGGCGACGCGAAGAAGATTTGCGATGAAACCGGCGCGGCAAATCTGAAGGTGCAGTTCGACCTGTACCACTGCCAGATCATGGAAGGCGATCTCGCGGTCAAGCTCAAGCAGATGATGAAAAACGATATCGGCCACCTGCAGATTGCGGGCGTGCCGGACCGTCATGAGCCGGACCTTGGTGAAGTGAACTACCCGTACCTGTTCGATCTGATCGACGAACTCGGCTACGACGGGTGGATCGGCTGCGAATACATTCCGAAGGGCGCGACATCGGCCGGCCTCGGCTGGGCGAAGAAGTGGCTCGGCTAA
- a CDS encoding aldolase — translation MSTTVTSAAAAESRAREEIARIGADLYSRRYTVGSAGNISARLEDGWLITPTDACLGHLDPAKIAKVGRDGEWVSGDKPSKTLALHRGVYDTNPDMHGVVHTHSTNLVALTLAGVWKPDDVLPPITPYYVMKVGHIPLIPYCRPGDPSVAERVRALANDVRGVLLERLGPVVWGASVSQAAWALEELEETAQLWLMTEPRPEPLTEAQIDDLRTTFNARW, via the coding sequence ATGAGCACGACCGTGACTTCGGCTGCGGCAGCCGAAAGCCGCGCGCGCGAAGAGATCGCGCGCATCGGCGCCGATCTGTATTCGCGCCGCTATACGGTCGGCTCCGCGGGCAATATCAGCGCGCGGCTCGAAGACGGCTGGCTCATCACGCCGACCGACGCATGCCTCGGCCATCTCGATCCGGCGAAGATCGCGAAGGTCGGCCGCGACGGCGAATGGGTCAGCGGCGACAAGCCGTCGAAAACGCTCGCGCTGCACCGCGGCGTCTACGACACGAACCCCGATATGCACGGCGTCGTGCACACGCATTCGACGAATCTCGTCGCGCTCACCCTTGCCGGCGTCTGGAAGCCGGACGACGTGCTGCCGCCGATCACGCCGTACTACGTGATGAAAGTCGGCCACATTCCGCTGATTCCTTATTGCCGCCCCGGCGACCCGAGTGTCGCCGAGCGCGTGCGCGCGCTTGCGAACGACGTGCGCGGCGTGCTGCTCGAACGGCTCGGCCCTGTCGTATGGGGCGCAAGCGTATCGCAAGCGGCATGGGCGCTCGAAGAGCTCGAGGAAACCGCGCAGCTGTGGCTGATGACCGAACCGCGCCCCGAGCCGCTCACCGAAGCGCAAATCGACGACCTGCGCACCACGTTCAACGCGCGCTGGTAA
- the otnK gene encoding 3-oxo-tetronate kinase — protein sequence MTSSPALLGCIADDFTGATDLANMLVRGGMRTVQTIGVPSGPLDTPAEAIVVALKSRTAPREQAVAESLAALEWLQKLGCKQFYFKYCSTFDSTDAGNIGPVADALMKALNAPFAIACPAFPENGRTVYRGNLFVGDLLLNESGMQNHPLTPMTDANLVRVLQRQTQTKVGLLRYDTVQRGAAAVNEARAALQRDGAALAIADAISDEDLYTLGEACANDLLLTGGSGLALGLPRNFERAGLLPAAKNSENVPGVKGLSAVLSGSCSRATQAQVAHWRDSGRPAFRVDPLALARGDKVVEEAMAFVEPLLAKGPVLVYATSAPEEVSAVQKQLGTAASGELVEQALAAIAQRMHQAGVRRFVVAGGETSGAVVNALDVKALQIGPQIDPGVPATVSIGATPLALALKSGNFGTVDFFSKTLGLFDTLGAQQ from the coding sequence ATGACTTCCTCCCCTGCCCTGCTCGGCTGCATCGCCGACGACTTCACGGGCGCAACCGACCTCGCGAACATGCTCGTGCGCGGCGGCATGCGCACCGTCCAAACGATCGGCGTGCCGAGCGGCCCGCTCGATACGCCCGCCGAAGCGATCGTAGTCGCGCTGAAATCGCGCACCGCGCCGCGCGAACAGGCCGTCGCCGAATCGCTGGCCGCGCTCGAGTGGCTGCAAAAGCTCGGCTGCAAGCAGTTTTACTTCAAGTATTGCTCGACCTTCGATTCGACCGACGCCGGCAATATCGGCCCCGTTGCCGATGCGTTGATGAAAGCGCTGAACGCGCCGTTCGCGATTGCATGCCCGGCGTTTCCGGAGAACGGCCGCACTGTCTATCGCGGCAATCTGTTTGTGGGCGACCTGCTGCTCAACGAATCGGGCATGCAGAACCATCCGCTCACGCCGATGACCGACGCGAACCTCGTGCGCGTGCTGCAGCGGCAAACTCAGACCAAAGTCGGCCTGCTGCGCTACGACACCGTGCAACGCGGCGCGGCGGCGGTCAACGAAGCGCGCGCCGCCTTGCAGCGCGACGGCGCCGCGCTCGCGATTGCCGATGCGATCTCCGACGAAGACCTCTACACGCTCGGCGAAGCATGCGCGAACGATCTGCTGCTGACCGGCGGCTCCGGTCTCGCGCTCGGCCTGCCGCGCAACTTCGAGCGCGCAGGGCTGTTGCCGGCCGCGAAGAATAGCGAAAACGTGCCGGGCGTAAAAGGCCTGTCCGCCGTGCTATCGGGCAGCTGCTCGCGCGCGACGCAAGCGCAAGTCGCGCACTGGCGCGACAGCGGGCGCCCCGCGTTCCGCGTCGATCCGCTTGCGCTTGCGCGCGGCGATAAAGTCGTCGAAGAAGCGATGGCATTCGTGGAGCCGCTGCTCGCGAAAGGCCCGGTGCTGGTGTACGCAACGAGTGCGCCGGAAGAAGTCAGCGCCGTGCAGAAGCAGCTCGGCACGGCCGCATCGGGCGAGCTCGTCGAGCAGGCGCTTGCAGCAATCGCCCAACGCATGCATCAAGCAGGCGTGCGCCGCTTCGTCGTCGCAGGCGGCGAAACCTCGGGCGCCGTGGTCAACGCACTCGACGTCAAAGCCCTGCAAATTGGGCCTCAAATCGATCCGGGCGTGCCCGCCACGGTATCGATCGGCGCGACGCCGCTCGCACTCGCATTGAAGTCCGGCAACTTCGGCACCGTCGATTTCTTCAGCAAGACGCTTGGCCTGTTCGACACGCTGGGAGCGCAGCAATGA